In Nycticebus coucang isolate mNycCou1 chromosome 9, mNycCou1.pri, whole genome shotgun sequence, the following are encoded in one genomic region:
- the LOC128593189 gene encoding glyceraldehyde-3-phosphate dehydrogenase-like produces the protein MGVNHEKYENSLCIVSNASCTTNCLAPLAKVIHDNFGIVEGLMTTVHAITDTQKTVDGPSGKLWRDGRGALQNIIPASTGTAKAVGKVILELNGKLPGPHCQRVSRGSHLSSREGCQIQPDIKKVVKQASEGPLKGILGYTEHQVVSSDFNGDTHSSTFDAAAGIALNDHFVKLIAWYDNEFGYSNRVVDLMAHMASKE, from the coding sequence ATGGGTGTGAACCATGAGAAGTACGAAAACAGCCTCTGTATTGTCAGCAATGCCTCCTGCACCACCAACTGCTTAGCCCCCTTGGCTAAGGTCATCCATGACAACTTCGGCATTGTGGAGGGACTCATGACCACAGTCCATGCCATCACTGACacccagaagactgtggatggCCCCTCTGGGAAGTTGTGGCGTGATGGTCGCGGGGCTCTCcagaacatcatccctgcctcaACTGGCACAGCCAAGGCTGTGGGCAAGGTCATCCTTGAGCTGAATGGGAAGCTTCCGGGTCCCCACTGCCAACGTGTCAGTCGTGGATCTCACCTGTCGTCTAGAGAAGGCTGCCAAATACAGCCTGATATCAAGAAAGTAGTGAAGCAGGCATCAGAGGGCCCCCTCAAGGGCATCCTGGGTTACACCGAGCACCAGGTCGTCTCCTCTGACTTCAACGGTGACACCCATTCTTCCACCTTTGATGCTGCGGCTGGCATTGCTCTCAATGAccactttgtcaaactcattgcctggtatgataatgaatttggctacagcaacagggtggtggaTCTTATGGCCCACATGGCCTCCAAGGAGTAA